A DNA window from Massilia putida contains the following coding sequences:
- a CDS encoding PQQ-binding-like beta-propeller repeat protein, with translation MKPVLIKPFLVGAALAACLSSAAAAEPVHYAVQQRWDLGPATRWDYLALDTQRNRLFVTRGDRVQVLDAASGKPVGEIPNTAGVHGVAFAQDLKLGFTSNGRANSITVFDLNTLQVKGDWKVAGANPDAILYAPATRKLYTFNGKSQDVSVFDAASGKPIATIAVGGKPEFAATDGKRVYVNVEDKNEIVAIDAETDHVLAHWPLAGCDEPSGLALDSAHARLFSVCGNRAMMVTDSARGKVVAHIAIGDHPDAAYYDPGTATVFSSNGAGTLSVVRQLDADRYAPAVEVPTAKGARTMAFDPASGRVYLPTVVDKTFTMVVVGP, from the coding sequence GTGAAACCTGTCCTGATCAAACCGTTCCTCGTCGGCGCCGCGCTGGCGGCCTGCCTGTCCTCGGCCGCCGCCGCGGAGCCCGTCCACTACGCTGTGCAACAGCGCTGGGACCTCGGCCCGGCAACGCGCTGGGATTACCTCGCGCTCGACACCCAGCGCAACCGGCTGTTCGTCACGCGCGGCGACCGGGTGCAGGTGCTCGACGCCGCCAGCGGCAAGCCGGTCGGCGAGATTCCAAATACGGCCGGCGTGCACGGCGTGGCATTCGCGCAGGACCTCAAGCTCGGCTTCACCAGCAACGGCCGCGCCAACAGCATCACCGTGTTCGACCTCAATACGTTGCAGGTCAAGGGCGACTGGAAGGTGGCAGGCGCCAATCCGGACGCGATCCTGTACGCCCCCGCCACCCGCAAGCTGTATACGTTCAACGGCAAGAGCCAGGACGTGAGCGTGTTCGATGCCGCGAGCGGCAAGCCGATCGCCACGATCGCGGTCGGCGGCAAGCCGGAATTCGCGGCCACCGACGGCAAACGCGTCTACGTGAACGTCGAGGACAAGAACGAGATCGTTGCGATCGACGCAGAGACCGACCACGTGCTGGCGCACTGGCCGCTGGCCGGCTGCGACGAACCGAGCGGACTGGCGCTGGACAGCGCGCACGCGCGGCTGTTCTCGGTATGCGGCAACCGCGCGATGATGGTCACCGACAGCGCGAGGGGCAAGGTGGTGGCGCACATCGCGATCGGCGACCATCCGGACGCGGCATATTACGATCCCGGTACCGCCACGGTGTTTTCCTCCAATGGCGCGGGCACGCTGAGCGTGGTGCGCCAGCTGGACGCCGACCGTTACGCGCCCGCGGTCGAGGTGCCGACTGCGAAGGGCGCGCGCACCATGGCGTTCGATCCGGCGAGCGGTCGGGTGTACCTGCCGACCGTCGTCGACAAAACGTTCACGATGGTGGTGGTCGGCCCATGA